The following proteins come from a genomic window of Aspergillus oryzae RIB40 DNA, chromosome 4:
- a CDS encoding putative TFIIIC transcription initiation factor complex subunits Tfc3 (predicted protein) produces the protein MAPSLRELIDFLLAEIALCGDQGASPSDILTFINTFYAKAAQDASTRNHVVDRRFQEKVWSWLAKNPEVSIGENGECNALSLSDVERRVNDAPDSEHTAQNQIRVFVSKERTWLAITGHEPDENKLLATEFALLSIIASRKADGIAQTELVKLSGQDKRSVPKRTDQLQQKGYIEKRAVQIKSTRTSLCTLRKFMQAEQSSTETTKDQSSGQPQVIDYKEFSKQLFSILREHEIISRVDLKKILGFADRWRWRILSRALRKFERIGVLKRVKAMSQFSENDKHYFACVKLIREPTEKDLELFHEFSRGISTNLEQDDNAELDEDVEPTDATRESPLLNNGETLNVMKREEETDEAGRILPLWTPDQTIHNLILDVVENAGTEGIMNQQIIRKCFGGFYRRPLENTMSRLVECWQLSQPLHLRHMAIVRDTVLNRTITQYNHFTATNFAKLVEAGESAWEAVEFTPKNPKVDKIRAPPVDAQPELDEYGLPVAVPAKELVKNGDVSLLECIVAVDPSSYNATNTDAAAIRLKDGTYALHCGQTKAPAGSRKLATRSDIVTPSRPKRARLDVSDSEMGDRTPGGPISTIKRRKVPRDESEKFQGMSEIEKLKALGLDETWTEYNALLIERPNSGVYVTPRGRRRPTGKRQGRPRISRIAIFKCPKLSSFPWFTEEAETGDQDGGSQQPSREQTVEETVEETPAPTPVPTPATTGKALDAPEDINATPSRGTKRHPRPSTSKIGPSPATMRTAKQRRITDFTTKSNNVPITESGNPEGNPAGDPRQDKPDVGNDNKTEGKPLKRKRAESPNQNSQEVVTENGLRESNVQATQILETPSKKPREAVRNEGNKDAIGAKDKPPTDQAPVNDLSDSTPMETEACTTAETDGVAMSTTPASQAVLESNNGEELKANPLERAKDANGSSGAPTNTKTLAESSRARENVKEKKGSVGFIRRKIILDIVEKAGGAFPMGTEIWYPFATAWRKTKYKETPDLRTIKATVKHIIDAGKLRQLTFSGKDNKGVMVTKNIITKPDMRPDDPLVLDMQKKMLAAGSRHYIPDNVDYDPEMTKTGARRVTFGKDGRDPNTYAKLPVESALTVQLQYKPGFVVAQEKRKGLSVQRRLLQRIGEGKENHSKVVRLLSLQRPLAQDSATPGITAATRPDQIANQGRRRIKAGRRSSVLNAQDSSTAEGGRRMRRLWIPISSMAPYAMLMSPRQTFNATTGTFSTDAGLAALRAARNDQKKKVRESPRALETIGDKTPELPHSLDDLFSQTRRRTVDYSESADPRSNRFFYDTNVIMRWELQNEGLLDKKSADLWYINQTVQDSFDSVPLEGNIRFDIDEPELPTRPPLEPRVTRQRGRQSDLLAEPGSFGAMTPLGHNRTLASRALAPGTAQNRRLEKLTASMAAGDESDTTLQPTGSRAPARRNRTGYQLPHLLTQRLMIAIVVVRALAGGYEGKVVDWTLFSSSFPGYDPLFIQAKGKYVLSKNRLQLAKMQSDFQERYLEAYANGQVPPINYDDLEGYDWEWIVDWANAQLDVPKSEKLLPDLPATREQFDSVFEIREEPPSTLDDIYQTTQPLTINRKRNLLASAPFALPLIDKHKPPAPRKQDLSRLEVVKSWIRANVVTPEDAYRPAEARQALSYMGSFIDSAIDSLVTERVISMGNRGRITPGRNYDITDHFLQALGRKRLIESTQLRRAARFKTQILDPALQSEGKFEIKYNAEDGDILAMINLVAARRVILRPRDPPRDKYGLTEGGYLTRQIDKDKLRFRVELYPVEENYVYGNPIEKELNDVPAPCPPRATNNGVAWVPEKIPVWCDIHGGFIKLLWDLAVATVAGCVANRPGLSAASIASMIKPTMGAWEIELLLKWMTEIGVMKKEGPDSEKEGGWILQEWWWMILR, from the exons CAGGATGCATCCACCCGCAACCATGTCGTCGACCGGCGATTCCAGGAGAAAGTCTGGTCGTGGCTAGCAAAAAACCCTGAAGTTTCTATTGGCGAAAATGGAGAATGCAATGCTCTGAGCCTTAGTGATGTAGAGCGCCGTGTTAATGATGCACCCGACTCTGAGCATACTGCCCAAAACCAAATCCGTGTTTTTGTCTCAAAGGAGAGGACATGGCTTGCTATCACAGGCCATGAACCAGACGAAAACAAACTTCTTGCCACAGAATTTGCTCTACTATCTATCATCGCATCACGCAAGGCGGATGGCATTGCTCAGACGGAATTGGTGAAACTGAGCGGCCAAGACAAGCGCTCAGTCCCCAAGCGAACTGACCAACTGCAGCAGAAAGGATACATTGAGAAGAGGGCTGTccagatcaaatcaacccGAACTAGTCTTTGCACCCTACGTAAATTTATGCAAGCAGAACAATCATCTACAGAAACGACCAAAGATCAATCCTCGGGGCAACCACAAGTGATCGACTATAAGGAGTTCAGCAAGCAGCTTTTTAGTATCCTTCGGGAGCATGAGATCATTTCCCGTGTCGATCTTAAGAAGATTCTCGGCTTTGCCGATAGATGGCGCTGGCGTATCCTCTCTCGTGCTCTGCGGAAATTTGAACGCATAGGTGTCTTAAAGCGGGTCAAGGCCATGTCGCAGTTCTCTGAGAATGATAAACATTATTTTGCCTGCGTGAAGCTTATACGAGAACCGACCGAAAAGGATTTGGAGTTGTTCCATGAATTTAGTCGAGGCATCTCGACTAATCTGGAGCAGGATGATAATGCTGAacttgatgaagatgtagagCCCACTGATGCTACCAGGGAATCTCCTCTGCTGAACAATGGCGAAACGCTCAATGTGATGAAACGAGAGGAGGAAACTGATGAAGCTGGTCggattcttcctctctggaCTCCAGACCAGACAATCCACAACCTGATCCTTGACGTTGTTGAGAATGCTGGAACGGAGGGCATTATGAACCAG CAAATCATCAGGAAATGCTTTGGTGGTTTCTATCGTCGGCCATTGGAGAACACAATGAGTCGCCTGGTAGAATGCTGGCAGCTCTCGCAACCATTGCACCTACGCCACATGGCTATTGTACGAGACACGGTACTAAACCGCACTATAACCCAGTATAACCATTTCACCGCAACAAACTTTGCAAAGCTTGTCGAGGCAGGCGAGTCAGCCTGGGAAGCTGTTGAATTCACCCCGAAAAATCCGAAGGTGGACAAGATTCGTGCACCACCTGTTGACGCACAGCCAGAGCTGGACGAATATGGACTGCCCGTGGCTGTCCCTGCAAAAGAGCTCGTGAAAAACGGCGATGTTTCTCTTCTGGAATGCATAGTGGCAGTGGACCCGTCAAGCTACAATGCCACCAACACTGACGCTGCAGCAATTCGACTTAAAGATGGAACATACG CACTCCACTGTGGGCAGACCAAGGCACCAGCCGGAAGTAGAAAGCTTGCTACGCGTTCTGACATAGTAACTCCGAGCAGGCCGAAAAGAGCACGTCTAGATGTATCGGACTCGGAGATGGGCGATAGGACCCCAGGAGGTCCTATCTCGACTATCAAACGTCGGAAAGTACCAAGGGATGAATCTGAAAAATTCCAAGGAATGTCTGAGATCGAGAAGCTTAAAGCTCTTGGTTTGGATGAGACTTGGACCGAATACAACGCTCTGTTGATCGAACGTCCGAATTCTGGAGTTTATGTCACACCTcgtggaaggcgaagaccTACTGGTAAAAGACAGGGTCGGCCAAGGATCAGTCGGATTGCAATCTTCAAGTGCCCGAAGCTGTCGTCTTTTCCCTGGTTTACCGAAGAGGCTGAAACAGGCGACCAAGATGGTGGATCACAACAGCCCTCTCGGGAACAGACTGTCGAAGAGACTGTCGAAGAAACGCCTGCTCCCACACCTGTCCCTACACCTGCCACGACGGGCAAGGCCTTGGATGCTCCCGAAGATATAAATGCCACACCTTCCCGAGGCACTAAAAGACACCCAAGGCCATCAACATCTAAAATTGGACCTAGCCCAGCAACTATGCGCACTGCAAAACAGCGACGCATTACCGACTTCACCACTAAGTCGAATAATGTTCCTATTACTGAAAGCGGAAATCCCGAAGGTAATCCAGCTGGAGACCCAAGGCAGGATAAGCCTGATGTTGGCAACGATAATAAAACCGAAGGAAAGCCATTGAAACGGAAGAGGGCTGAGTCACCAAACCAAAACAGTCAAGAGGTTGTCACCGAGAACGGTCTAAGAGAGAGCAACGTTCAGGCAACACAGATCTTAGAGACACCGTCCAAGAAGCCTCGCGAAGCAGTCCGAAATGAGGGAAACAAAGACGCTATAGGCGCTAAAGACAAACCCCCAACTGATCAAGCGCCTGTTAACGACTTAAGTGACTCAACACCAATGGAGACAGAGGCATGCACTACCGCCGAGACAGACGGGGTTGCAATGAGCACAACACCGGCATCTCAGGCTGTTCTAGAGAGTAATAATGGCGAAGAACTCAAAGCCAACCCCTTGGAGCGCGCcaaggatgccaatggcTCGAGCGGAGCTCCGACAAATACGAAAACACTGGCTGAGAGCAGTAGGGCTAGAGAAAAcgtgaaggaaaagaaagggtcTGTCGGTTTCATTCGGCGAAAGATTATTTTGGACATCGTCGAAAAAGCTGGCGGGGCATTCCCTATGGGAACTGAGATCTGGTACCCGTTCGCGACTGCGTGGAGGAAGACAAAGTACAAAGAAACTCCTGACCTTCGTACGATCAAAGCAACTGTGAAACACATAATTGATGCTGGAAAGCTTCGCCAGTTAACCTTCAGTGGCAAGGATAACAAAGGGGTCATGGtaacaaagaatatcataaCCAAACCTGACATGCGGCCGGATGACCCCCTGGTGTTGGATATGCAGAAAAAGATGCTGGCTGCAGGCTCCCGCCATTACATTCCAGATAATGTCGACTACGATCCCGAAATGACAAAGACTGGTGCAAGGAGAGTCACTTTTGGAAAAGATGGCAGAGACCCCAACACGTATGCCAAACTTCCTGTCGAGTCAGCGCTCACAGTACAATTGCAGTATAAACCGGGCTTTGTTGTAGcccaggaaaagaggaagggcCTGAGCGTTCAGAGGCGACTGCTGCAAAGGattggagaagggaaggaaaatcatTCAAAAGTGGTTCGACTTTTGTCACTCCAGCGACCGTTGGCACAAGACTCGGCTACTCCTGGAATAACTGCTGCTACAAGACCTGATCAAATAGCTAATCAAGGTAGAAGGCGGATCAAAGCGGGACGCCGATCTTCCGTACTCAACGCGCAGGACAGCTCGACCGCCGAGGGTGGCCGGAGAATGAGACGTCTTTGGATCCCTATATCGTCTATGGCACCGTACGCAATGCTGATGAGCCCAAGACAGACGTTCAATGCAACTACAGGAACCTTCTCGACAGACGCGGGCCTTGCTGCTTTGCGGGCTGCAAGGAAtgaccagaagaagaaagtgcGCGAGTCACCGCGTGCTCTCGAGACCATCGGCGACAAAACACCCGAGCTGCCTCATTCGCTTGACGACTTGTTTAGCCAGACACGGCGACGCACTGTTGACTACTCCGAAAGTGCAGACCCCCGATCGAACCGGTTCTTTTATGATACGAATGTGATTATGCGATGGGAACTTCAAAACGAAGGACTGCTTGATAAGAAGAGCGCAGATCTTTGGTACATCAACCAGACAGTGCAGGATAGTTTTGATAGTGTTCCATTGGAGGGTAACATACGGTTCGACATTGATGAACCGGAGCTCCCAACGCGTCCCCCGCTAGAGCCGAGGGTTACGAGACAAAGGGGGCGCCAATCCGATTTGCTTGCGGAACCCGGCTCCTTCGGCGCAATGACGCCTCTCGGACACAACCGAACCCTGGCATCTCGTGCACTGGCCCCCGGAACAGCGCAGAACCGTcgcttggagaagctcacTGCATCAATGGCAGCTGGCGACGAGTCAGATACAACATTACAACCTACTGGATCTCGAGCCCCTGCTCGCCGGAATCGCACTGGCTACCAATTGCCGCACTTGCTGACTCAAAGGCTCATGATTGCGATTGTTGTAGTCCGCGCCTTAGCGGGGGGCTATGAAGGTAAGGTTGTCGACTGGACGCTCTTTTCTAGCAGCTTTCCGGGCTATGATCCGCTCTTCATCCAAGCGAAAGGGAAGTATGTGTTAAGCAAGAACCGGCTCCAGCTGGCGAAAATGCAGAGCGACTTCCAAGAGCGTTACCTTGAAGCATATGCCAATGGCCAAGTTCCTCCGATCAATTACGATGACCTTGAGGGGTATGATTGGGAATGGATTGTCGACTGGGCAAACGCCCAGCTCGATGTCCCCAAGTCCGAAAAGCTTCTTCCGGACCTCCCAGCCACAAGAGAGCAATTTGACAGTGTATTTGAGATTCGCGAGGAACCGCCGAGCACTCTGGACGATATTTATCAGACTACTCAGCCATTGACCATCAATCGCAAGCGTAACCTTCTTGCGAGCGCTCCATTCGCCCTCCCCCTGATCGATAAACACAAGCCGCCTGCCCCTCGGAAGCAGGATCTTTCTCGCTTGGAAGTGGTCAAATCATGGATTCGGGCCAACGTCGTTACTCCGGAAGATGCATACAGACCCGCTGAGGCACGACAAGCACTGTCATACATGGGAAGCTTTATAGATAGCGCCATCGATTCGTTGGTAACAGAGAGGGTCATATCAATGGGTAACAGAGGCAGGATCACGCCGGGCCGCAACTACGACATCACGGATCACTTCCTGCAGGCATTGGGACGCAAGCGACTGATAGAAAGCACCCAGCTCCGACGTGCAGCCAGGTTCAAAACGCAAATCCTCGACCCAGCACTACAATCCGAAGGCAAATTTGAGATCAAATATAATGCCGAAGACGGCGACATACTGGCAATGATCAACCTAGTGGCCGCGCGCAGAGTGATCCTCAGACCGCGCGATCCTCCACGCGATAAATACGGGTTGACAGAGGGTGGGTACCTCACCAGACAAATAGACAAGGATAAGCTCCGCTTCAGAGTTGAACTGTACCCCGTTGAAGAAAACTACGTGTACGGGAACCCGATTGAGAAGGAACTCAACGATGTTCCGGCGCCCTGTCCGCCCCGAGCCACGAACAACGGGGTGGCCTGGGTCCCCGAAAAAATTCCTGTATGGTGCGATATACATGGTGGCTTCATCAAGCTACTGTGGGATTTGGCCGTCGCGACAGTAGCGGGCTGTGTCGCCAACAGACCGGGGCTCAGCGCCGCCAGCATTGCCAGCATGATAAAACCTACAATGGGAGCATGGGAAATCGAGCTCCTGCTGAAATGGATGACAGAGATCGGGGTCATGAAAAAGGAGGGTCCCGATagtgagaaagaaggtggatGGATACTCCAAGAatggtggtggatgatacTACGCTAG
- a CDS encoding uncharacterized protein (predicted protein) has translation MPPITTPGHESHGGCASADSSTLSRHRSTSAEFPPSQSPTPVSYPRTTVPLCPPPNMAFPCPRTHTPRSYAQQCLLLESRMASEDLTNMLSVPIWRARDTPIRSMYRLYEAMAAGEYYAIRPEVEYFWYQRSWILSRVPDPRDYDPVRYAILASIAEELAKAINWRLSLGMRRDKRKHIYRKTLEDVLPPYTPETAPSWTKRVPPIDVELITDLPDALDSSGRLVLEAGGKSPAFAERNIVTDSGHFYTV, from the coding sequence ATGCCACCCATAACCACCCCCGGCCACGAATCACATGGTGGATGCGCCTCCGCCGATTCATCTACACTTTCGAGACACCGCTCCACCTCCGCGGAATTTCCTCCGTCTCAGTCACCGACACCAGTATCCTATCCTCGCACTACTGTGCCTCTTTGTCCCCCTCCCAACATGGCATTTCCCTGTCCCAGAACCCATACCCCTAGAAGCTATGCTCAACAATGTCTCCTCCTGGAGTCCCGCATGGCCTCCGAAGATCTTACTAACATGCTTTCTGTCCCCATCTGGCGCGCAAGAGATACCCCTATCCGGTCCATGTACCGTCTCTACGAGGCCATGGCTGCGGGCGAGTACTACGCTATACGCCCAGAGGTCGAGTATTTTTGGTACCAACGGTCATGGATCCTCAGCCGCGTGCCAGATCCGAGGGATTACGACCCTGTCCGATACGCGATCCTAGCGTCTATCGCAGAGGAGCTTGCTAAGGCGATTAATTGGCGGCTAAGTCTAGGGATGCGGCGTGATAAACGCAAGCATATCTACCGTAAAACTCTCGAGGATGTGCTTCCTCCGTATACGCCGGAAACTGCACCGTCTTGGACCAAACGCGTCCCTCCAATTGATGTTGAATTGATCACAGATTTACCGGATGCGCTGGACTCATCCGGTAGACTAGTGCTTGAAGCAGGCGGAAAGAGTCCCGCCTTTGCAGAGAGAAATATCGTTACTGATAGTGGTCACTTTTATACAGTTTAG
- a CDS encoding ankyrin repeat domain-containing protein (predicted protein) has product MISKDPDTTHTSGKSQLDNSANSWTNSLPTQKRKFDDDAGSAIIEYVERLSNIAPSPSIVPSLYRRETPSDPKYINELLDAVRRGTVVTVEMILNHVDIDARDPCTGRTALSIAAELGDRDMTKLLLIQGASVNIRQYSLSSYCFGRPAMASGRFPLHWAIAGNHIVVAELLLQYGANPNARNSPGRSALQEACMRSDLKMVRLLLQYGADVNARSYNHGWAPIHEAANDKPIEILQLLLEYEPVLDVPAVFEPHAPGAAPLHLAVRSHSLDSLRLLLSSGADPDALMVEDMTALHLAAAMGWVEGITVLLDAGASINARDACTRETPIHKAARNIKMDAIGILGARGADTEIKNIDGQNYQTLLECARRSPDDWRVDPLLGSYCTFY; this is encoded by the exons ATGATAAGCAAAGACCCAGATACAACACATACTTCGGGGAAAAGCCAACTTGATAACAGTGCCAATAGCTGGACAAACTCACTTCCGACACAGAAACGCAAattcgatgatgatgctgggTCCGCAATTATCGAATACGTTGAGCGGCTGTCAAATATTGCGCCTTCACCCTCGATCGTCCCGTCATTGTACAGAAGAGAAACCCCTTCTGATCCGAAATACATTAACGAATTGTTGGACGCAGTACGACGAGGCACTGTTGTCACGGTGGAGATGATTTTGAATCATGTCGACATTGATGCTCGGGATCCTTGTACTGGACGCACCGCCCTTTCAATAGCGGCCGAGCTTGGAGACAGAGATATGACAAAACTCCTGTTGATCCAGGGAGCTTCAGTGAATATCCGTCAGTACAGCCTGAGCAGCTACTGTTTTGGAAGGCCTGCGATGGCCAGTGGTCGATTTCCCCTACATTGGGCTATCGCTGGAAATCATATTGTAGTTGCAGAGCTCCTATTACAATATGGTGCCAATCCAAACGCTAGAAACAGCCCTGGACGGTCCGCTTTACAGGAGGCTTGCATGAGGAGCGACCTGAAGATGGTACGACTACTGCTGCAGTATGGCGCGGACGTGAATGCTAGAAGCTATAATCAT GGTTGGGCGCCCATACATGAAGCAGCTAACGATAAACCAATTGAGATACTTCAATTACTACTTGAGTATGAACCTGTACTCGATGTTCCAGCTGTATTCGAACCCCACGCCCCGGGGGCTGCGCCGTTGCACCTTGCGGTCAGATCCCATTCTCTTGATTCTCTGAGGCTCCTCTTGTCCAGCGGTGCTGATCCCGATGCTTTAATGGTTGAAGACATGACAGCTCTGCACTTAGCCGCTGCTATGGGGTGGGTAGAAGGTATTACTGTTCTTCTGGACGCTGGCGCTTCAATCAACGCTCGGGATGCGTGCACCCGTGAGACCCCTATACACAAGGCGGCCCGGAATATCAAAATGGATGCAATTGGCATATTAGGTGCGCGAGGTGCTGACACAGAGATAAAAAACATTGATGGACAGAATTACCAAACACTTCTGGAATGCGCCAGGCGGTCTCCGGATGACTGGCGTGTAGATCCGTTGCTTGGTTCATATTGTACCTTCTATTAG
- a CDS encoding uncharacterized protein (predicted protein): MRRRRDFESRNYQPQHNRNGYDTRATEATHHRDVLRRIAKETLKVIPDITKQLSPSINVYHSTKLSCEDLPRLQPRYCPAFPERASIRVLNEDTLNAAIQISQFMRTGGTNPHLHDPRPLIINFASYKKPGGGWLNGAVAQKEAICHRSSLAVSLDESDYPLALDEAIYTPYIVVLRSDMASGYRLLFPHTPAKDLPLFSTITLAAIYRPRVQTFDVKDNHGGDSRSRPQWRKKQVFALDRHRNTTKDKMRLALRIVAIHRHRLLVLGALGCGVYGNPPEDVAHCWLEVLKEDEFSGHWWKGAWFAVYDSRNEGNYATFNRVLSGRQV, encoded by the coding sequence ATGCGCAGACGGAGAGACTTTGAATCACGAAACTATCAACCTCAACACAACCGCAATGGTTATGATACCAGAGCTACCGAAGCCACACACCACAGAGATGTCCTCCGGCGGATCGCAAAAGAGACACTCAAGGTTATCCCAGATATAACAAAGCAACTAAGCCCATCCATAAATGTCTACCACTCTACCAAACTTTCCTGTGAAGATCTCCCCCGCCTCCAGCCTAGGTACTGTCCTGCTTTCCCCGAGCGTGCCTCCATCAGGGTCCTGAATGAGGACACTCTAAATGCAGCCATTCAAATATCTCAGTTCATGCGGACTGGAGGCACCAATCCCCATCTTCACGATCCGCGGCCCCTCATCATCAATTTTGCCAGCTATAAAAAgcctggtggtggttggttgaACGGTGCTGTCGCTCAGAAGGAGGCAATCTGCCACCGCAGTTCGCTGGCGGTAAGCCTTGATGAGAGTGACTACCCATTGGCACTGGATGAGGCAATCTACACTCCCTACATAGTCGTCCTGCGCAGTGACATGGCCTCCGGCTACAGACTGTTATTTCCTCATACTCCTGCAAAAGACCTCCCACTTTTCAGCACGATAACCCTCGCGGCTATATACCGGCCTCGGGTGCAAACCTTTGATGTGAAAGATAACCATGGTGGTGACTCTCGGTCCAGGCCGCAATGGCGGAAGAAGCAGGTCTTCGCCCTCGACAGGCACCgcaacaccaccaaggataAGATGAGACTGGCACTCCGCATTGTAGCGATCCATCGCCATCGCCTACTTGTGCTTGGTGCGCTCGGATGTGGTGTCTACGGAAATCCACCCGAGGATGTCGCCCACTGTTGGCTTGAGGTCCTGAAGGAAGACGAGTTCTCGGGCCACTGGTGGAAGGGGGCGTGGTTTGCGGTCTACGATTCGAGGAATGAGGGTAACTATGCCACGTTCAATCGTGTGCTGTCTGGCAGGCAGGTCTGA
- a CDS encoding uncharacterized protein (predicted protein) translates to MNLVSIQDFPEHRNLHLRTYSGSSTIIVWCYYVLGIGVNVQINGVGMQFGDNPRIFLENCQPFEASATLLDAAGENEPLFKLSQVEEDPPIQGEDRTTARGFIRRILMLSGVSEKNVEAQAHSIAAHCIRLLSSTAQPSVLASLKVTSMASQVERNLLGAVAFLFDIAELDRCLVSKLLGKIQQKKEKLKSGDRQKWSQMILIIISFARVHNLEKCDNLPLSLKAYWGLCEEDFEISCQEEGFVGTAPDTFVCFDIISRMLLGHQYSKEYVASSALVSSWGWSVFFDSFDALDPADINPGVIHIRLGVPTRNGERKMRIVDGPTDVPIAWGEVLHESEIPITFWPGVFTGRLTATLIGYHGTDAFSAVQVYEWETGPQKSKKWRMGFRDKQEMCLTFNIIDICPCPEFLKDEESKAWINQLITTGHLQKRGVLDSARLAEVVEVTRKYPSSAEKLASSPERVFCETLRRLDTTDSLSSAWYFFVTANTAARWLALDGLEQLKGEAAGFLNILRGKGCCVKCACSAVATKSFVLL, encoded by the coding sequence ATGAACCTGGTGTCTATTCAGGATTTCCCTGAGCATAGGAACCTCCACCTGCGGACTTACTCTGGGAGCAGTACCATTATCGTTTGGTGCTATTATGTGCTAGGAATAGGTGTGAACGTCCAAATTAATGGAGTGGGCATGCAGTTTGGTGATAATCCTCGCATATTTTTAGAGAACTGCCAGCCTTTTGAGGCCTCTGCCACTCTACTGGACGCGGCTGGTGAGAATGAGCCGTTATTTAAGTTGTCACAAGTGGAGGAGGATCCCCCTATCCAAGGTGAAGACCGTACCACTGCACGAGGCTTTATAAGGAGGATCTTGATGCTCTCCGGTGTCTCTGAAAAGAACGTCGAGGCACAAGCACACTCCATCGCTGCTCATTGCATCCGCCTTCTCTCATCAACCGCTCAGCCGTCCGTGCTAGCCTCTCTCAAGGTGACTTCTATGGCCTCCCAAGTTGAGCGCAACCTCCTGGGTGCTGTAGCTTTCCTCTTCGACATAGCAGAGTTAGACCGCTGTCTCGTCTCGAAGCTCCTTGGAAAGAtacaacagaagaaggaaaaattaaaatctGGAGACAGACAAAAATGGTCGCAAATGATACTCATTATTATCTCTTTTGCTCGAGTTCATAACTTGGAAAAGTGCGATAATCTGCCGCTCTCTTTGAAGGCTTACTGGGGGTTATGTGAAGAAGACTTTGAGATCAGttgccaggaagaaggattTGTAGGGACGGCTCCAGACACCTTTGTGTGCTTCGACATTATCTCGCGCATGCTGCTAGGTCATCAGTACTCCAAGGAATATGTCGCCAGTTCGGCTTTGGTCAGTTCTTGGGGATGgagtgttttctttgattcatTTGACGCTCTTGATCCGGCGGATATCAACCCCGGCGTGATACACATACGTCTCGGGGTCCCTACAAGGAATGGCGAGCGCAAGATGCGTATCGTTGACGGCCCAACAGATGTTCCGATTGCATGGGGTGAGGTCCTGCACGAGTCTGAAATTCCGATCACTTTTTGGCCAGGTGTATTTACCGGCAGGCTGACTGCGACCCTTATCGGCTATCATGGGACGGACGCCTTCTCCGCTGTTCAGGTGTATGAGTGGGAAACGGGACCTCAGAAATCAAAAAAGTGGCGGATGGGTTTTCGCGACAAGCAAGAGATGTGCCTCACGTTTAACATCATCGACATATGTCCTTGCCCGGAATTCCTAAAGGACGAGGAAAGCAAGGCGTGGATCAACCAGCTGATTACGACAGGCCACCTTCAAAAACGAGGAGTCTTGGATAGTGCCAGATTGGCAGAGGTTGTAGAAGTGACCAGAAAATATCCATCAAGCGCAGAGAAGCTTGCGAGCTCGCCGGAGAGGGTATTTTGCGAGACTTTGCGGAGGCTTGATACGACAGATTCCCTCTCAAGCGCCTGGTACTTCTTCGTCACGGCCAATACCGCCGCAAGGTGGCTCGCTCTTGATGGTTTGGAGCAGCTGAAAGGGGAAGCTGCGGGATTCCTAAATATATTACGTGGGAAGGGCTGTTGTGTGAAATGCGCGTGCAGTGCAGTTGCTACTAAAAGTTTTGTGCTCTTGTAA